From the Candidatus Neomarinimicrobiota bacterium genome, the window AAATATCTCTAAATAAACTAAGTTTACTCTGAATGAAAATTTATAGAGATAACTTGGTAGCGTGAAATTGTGAATGAGGGAGAGGATGATAAATAGAACGGCGTTCTTTGGAGCTCTAACTGTTTTTCTGATTACAGGTTCAGGTATGAAGTTTAGCGTTGATTACAACGCCACAAGGGAACTAAATACACTTCAAGAAGAAAATCGAGAACTTCTCTCTAATCTGGTTAAGATAGAAAAGACACTAATCTGGCTGGGGAAGGAACAAAAGCGAAATCCTTATAAAGGATTAACCCGAGTAGTTTCCACAGCATATAACTCAGATATTGACCAGACGGATTCGACACCCTTTATCACTGCAAGCGGTGAGCGGGTGGGAGAAGGAACAATTGCTTTGAGCAGAGATATGATCCGGGCTGAAAATGCGTTTATGGCGAAAATGGGTTACAATAATGCAGCTACAATCAGCTTTGGTGATACAATTGATATTGTTTATGTGAGAAGAATGGTGGTTCATGACACAATGAACAGGCGATATAGTGAGAGGGCAGATATTTGGATGAACTCTGAAAGTGATGCCAGAATGTGGGGTGTAAGAGATGTCTTTATTATTCCGGTCGGAATGAATAATTAAGATTACAAATTAAGAAGCATTAATGTGACCGGCAGTTACTGCCGGTCTTTTTATTTCGAAGATTTTTTATTTTGTTTTAGGAGTTCACCAAATTCATATCCAAGCGATCCTGAAGTGGCAATGACGGTTCTACCCTTTTCGACGAGAGGACCGGGAATTTTATCCCACTTTGCATCCTTGTCATAAAGAAAAAACATATCCCATGCTACAGATGCGTTAACGTCGGGAACAATATTCTTTTTGAAAAAAGTGCCGCTGATACGGGTTTGATCCCAGAAATGATGTACCCTTAAGTCAGGAAGGAGAGCTACTGCCCCTGGAACAGCCAACCTTGAGTCTCCACGTATAACAGGCATCCACACAGCATAAATTTCAAAATCAGCATCGGGATATTTATCGAGAATATTTTTTTGTACCCACCGGGCACCACGAGCGCAGACTGGTCACGTGGGTGAAAATAGTAAAAAAAGTCTGATTTTACCGGTGTCTTTATTAAATAACTTTTCCAGGGTATTAATGCTTTTAAGATCATTGAATCGCGCTTCACGATATTGCGTCGAGACAGGAGGAGCTGCAATCGAATCGACCGAGAAAAGCAAAATTGAAACGATCAGCAGGAAATATTTATTTTTTATGTTTAGCGTTTTCACAATAATGTCCAAAGGTATTATAATTTTATGAGTCCTGAAAACTATCTGTGAATGCGAAACAAGTCAAGCGGTATATTGACTTGAATGAACATATCTTTAAGCGGCTGCTCAGGTGAATATGCAAAAGGAATAATAACTTGCAATTAAATGATGCATTGAATTATATTTAGAATCGGACAATTGTTGTCCGAATTAAAAAGGCGATTGGATATAATGGAATTTACTTCAAAAAGTGAACACGCAATTCATGGTTTATACTATCTGTCGAACAAGCCGATTGACGAGGTAATTTATGTGAGTGAAATTGCGCGCGAACAAAACGTGTCAGAGAGCTATCTTGCCAAGATATTTCAGTCACTCGCAAAAGCGGACCTCGTAAAATCATATCGCGGATCCAAAGGTGGTTATACCCTGACTCGAAAACCTCAAGATATAAACCTCAAGGAAGTAATTGAGGCAGTAGAAGGGATAGTCCCTATATTTAATTGCAGCGGAGTAAAATCTAGTTGTTCGGTCAGCATTCATTGTATGATTCAAGAAACATTCAGTGAAGCTGAAGCGAAAATGTTTGAGGTATTAGAAGGAGTTACTATGCAAGGTATCTCCGAACAACTTCAGGGTCAGAGTATAGTAATCGATAACAACTATTAGTCCAATTTCAATATTGAATAGGTTAAAATGAATAAAGAGAAAGCATTAGAAATATTAAAAGGGATTAAATATCCCGGTTTCAGCAGGGATGTAGTTTCATTTGGAGTGGTCAAAGACGTAGAGATTGAAGGTAGCAATGCCGTTATCTCGGTGAATATTACTACAAATGACAGTGAGAAAAAACAAGATATAATAGATTCAATCAAAAACGCTCTTGTAGAATCAGGTGAAATAAAAGACGTTCAATTCAATGAATCAGAGGCAATAAAGCGCCAAACGACACCGCAACAGCAGGATCAATGGGCAGGACAAGCCTTAATAAGCGGAGTAAAACATACGATAGCTGTTGCCAGCGGAAAGGGTGGCGTTGGAAAATCGACCGTAGCCTCCAATCTGGCTGTTTCACTTTCATTAATCGGGTATAAAGTAGGGCTTCTCGATTGCGATGTTTATGGACCGAGCGTGCCGACCATTATGGGAATCAAGGAGAAACCCGGAATAGGTGAAAATAGAAAGATTATTCCGATAGAAAAGCATGGAATCAAACTTATGTCACTGGGGTTATTATTGGACGACGATTCTCCGGTTATCTGGAGAGGACCTATAGTGGCGAAATTAATAAGCCAATTTGTAGATGATATAACATGGGGTGAGCTAGATTTCCTCGTGCTGGATCTGCCTCCGGGTACAGGGGATGTCCAGCTCACTCTTGCCCAAAAGGTAAAACTTACAGGTGCTGTCATAGTAACAACACCGCAAGATTTAGCGCTGCTTGATGCGGACAAAGGTGCGGCGATGTTCCGCCAGGTGAATGCGCCGGTATTGGGTATAGTGGAAAATATGAGTGGATTTCAATGTCCACATTGTAATGAGCAGACTGATATATTCGGAAGCGGAGGAGGCGAAAGAGAGGCGCTGAAACTGCAAGTGCCGTTTCTTGGGAAGATACCTTTAGAGCCGGGGGTGCGGAAAAGCGGCGATGATGGTGTACCCATATCTCTTTCAGATAAGGAATCCGCGTCAGCTCAGGCGTTTATGTATTTAGCGAAGAAAATCGAAAACTCTGTAGAAGTAAAAGAAAACAATGCTGTCCTTGAGACGGCATAAAAATATGATTGGAGGAATGATATGTTAGTCGAAGCCGATATACTTGATGCGTTGAAAGATTGTTACGATCCGGAGATTCCTGTAAATATAGTTGATTTAGGTCTTGTCTATGATGTGGATATAGAAAAAAAATATGTATTGATTACAATGACTCTTACGGGACAAGGGTGCCCTATGAGCGCTCAAATATCTTCGGATGTAACCGGCAGATTGCGGGCATTGGATGGTGTGGAAGAAGCCGGAGTCAACATAGTATGGGATCCGCCATGGAACCCCTCAATGATGAGCGACGCAGCGAGGGAAAAATTGGGATTCTGAGCATCAGATGATCAAATAGCAGTTTAGAGCCCCGGATTTATTCCGGGGCTTTATGTTTTATACTCTTTGACTAATCTTAACTAATTAATTATATTTTCACCATGAAGTTTACACCTGACGTGGAATTGGACACATTAGGATTAATATGTCCGTATCCTATCATAGAAACATCAAAGCTCATCAAGCAGATTGATGATGGGAGTCTGTTGGCGATTAGCGCCGATGATAGAGCTATTCTTTTGGATATGCCGGCCTGGTGCCACAGTAATGGTCATGAATATCTTGGACACGAAGATTTGAACAATAAGAAAGGATATATCGTATACGTTCGAAAAAGGAACAAAATCGTTTCTGAGGATTAAATAACATAGCATGGACTTGACAGACAAAGAACATACTCTATTACGGTTGACATTGAAATTTATGATAAGTAAAATAGTAGGCTGAAGTTAAATAGGATTTTTGAAC encodes:
- a CDS encoding 3D domain-containing protein, with protein sequence MINRTAFFGALTVFLITGSGMKFSVDYNATRELNTLQEENRELLSNLVKIEKTLIWLGKEQKRNPYKGLTRVVSTAYNSDIDQTDSTPFITASGERVGEGTIALSRDMIRAENAFMAKMGYNNAATISFGDTIDIVYVRRMVVHDTMNRRYSERADIWMNSESDARMWGVRDVFIIPVGMNN
- a CDS encoding Rrf2 family transcriptional regulator, with protein sequence MSELKRRLDIMEFTSKSEHAIHGLYYLSNKPIDEVIYVSEIAREQNVSESYLAKIFQSLAKADLVKSYRGSKGGYTLTRKPQDINLKEVIEAVEGIVPIFNCSGVKSSCSVSIHCMIQETFSEAEAKMFEVLEGVTMQGISEQLQGQSIVIDNNY
- a CDS encoding Mrp/NBP35 family ATP-binding protein, giving the protein MNKEKALEILKGIKYPGFSRDVVSFGVVKDVEIEGSNAVISVNITTNDSEKKQDIIDSIKNALVESGEIKDVQFNESEAIKRQTTPQQQDQWAGQALISGVKHTIAVASGKGGVGKSTVASNLAVSLSLIGYKVGLLDCDVYGPSVPTIMGIKEKPGIGENRKIIPIEKHGIKLMSLGLLLDDDSPVIWRGPIVAKLISQFVDDITWGELDFLVLDLPPGTGDVQLTLAQKVKLTGAVIVTTPQDLALLDADKGAAMFRQVNAPVLGIVENMSGFQCPHCNEQTDIFGSGGGEREALKLQVPFLGKIPLEPGVRKSGDDGVPISLSDKESASAQAFMYLAKKIENSVEVKENNAVLETA
- a CDS encoding DUF59 domain-containing protein, translated to MLVEADILDALKDCYDPEIPVNIVDLGLVYDVDIEKKYVLITMTLTGQGCPMSAQISSDVTGRLRALDGVEEAGVNIVWDPPWNPSMMSDAAREKLGF
- a CDS encoding sulfurtransferase TusA family protein: MKFTPDVELDTLGLICPYPIIETSKLIKQIDDGSLLAISADDRAILLDMPAWCHSNGHEYLGHEDLNNKKGYIVYVRKRNKIVSED